One segment of Thermosynechococcus sp. HN-54 DNA contains the following:
- a CDS encoding GerMN domain-containing protein — translation MVSKVTRSRPTLIVLTVIGLASAGTAAWLTLNPPRQGDSVPNPAEVAQQQETQIFWVKNEGDRLVLVPSTVRINSAAARPELFIQSRLERLLAGPANQDVTTSIPEDTRVNRVEVKADGIHVDLSPEFTKGGGSASMQARLGQVLYTATVNDPNAPVWISIGGEPLRVLGGEGLEVTQPMTRRDFQTAFALRTQ, via the coding sequence ATGGTATCAAAAGTCACCCGCTCCCGCCCCACCTTGATTGTGCTGACTGTCATTGGTCTGGCCTCGGCTGGCACAGCAGCATGGCTAACCCTAAATCCTCCCCGACAGGGAGATTCGGTGCCCAATCCGGCCGAAGTTGCTCAGCAACAGGAAACCCAAATCTTTTGGGTAAAAAATGAGGGAGACAGGTTGGTTTTAGTCCCCTCAACGGTACGTATTAATAGCGCGGCAGCTCGACCGGAACTCTTTATCCAATCCCGTCTGGAGCGGCTCTTGGCAGGTCCTGCCAATCAAGATGTCACCACCAGCATTCCAGAAGATACCCGCGTCAATCGTGTAGAAGTCAAAGCCGATGGCATCCATGTGGATCTCTCCCCAGAATTTACAAAGGGCGGGGGAAGTGCTTCGATGCAAGCGCGGTTAGGGCAGGTACTGTACACAGCCACAGTGAATGATCCCAATGCACCGGTTTGGATTTCCATTGGCGGTGAACCCCTGCGCGTCTTGGGGGGTGAAGGCCTAGAGGTGACGCAACCGATGACCCGTCGCGACTTTCAAACGGCCTTTGCCCTCCGCACCCAATAG
- a CDS encoding DUF6439 family protein gives MVPTTSRAEELASALLDAVKITPQDWHRLKGNRRARALEQAAAALVYLLKENEAEALAHLQQAVGWLDRSINAPPCPTHHH, from the coding sequence ATGGTGCCAACGACCTCTCGTGCAGAAGAACTAGCTAGTGCTCTCCTTGATGCGGTTAAAATTACTCCCCAAGATTGGCATCGCCTCAAGGGGAATCGCCGTGCCCGTGCCCTCGAACAAGCAGCCGCGGCTCTTGTCTATCTCCTCAAGGAAAATGAGGCTGAAGCGTTGGCGCATCTCCAACAGGCAGTGGGTTGGCTCGATCGCTCCATTAATGCGCCTCCTTGCCCTACGCACCACCATTAA
- a CDS encoding SpoIID/LytB domain-containing protein has product MLISLVMATATSAGLGVGLLRSLSPPPVSLSEPLPLPDPVKPQRPLPRRILDGRDPLLAPLPSNPPQHAVAASNYAKTMLPITPPAALQPVPPSQGPAPQVRVAIARDQHQLTVGTTVAAAVTNDQQQVMTQLAPSQGVVVMAQAGLLLWNGQPLAPSLWIRPSNYLTFVGDKWYRGVVRLIAQGNTVTAVNQVDLEQYLVSVVGAEVYPDWPMETLKAQAIAARSYALAQMFQPASRFFDLGNDERWQVYRGIETEWNTTQAAVQATRGIVLTKSGRVMVSMYAATNDIVRDVFAGRGMSQTGAYELGKRGYNYLQILGTYYPGAGLSQLQTQ; this is encoded by the coding sequence TTGCTCATTTCATTGGTGATGGCCACTGCGACTAGTGCTGGCTTAGGCGTCGGGTTGTTGCGAAGTTTATCCCCCCCACCTGTTTCCCTGTCGGAACCCCTTCCTTTACCGGATCCCGTTAAACCCCAACGGCCTCTGCCCCGACGAATTTTAGATGGCCGCGATCCCTTACTGGCTCCCCTGCCCAGCAACCCCCCTCAGCACGCAGTCGCTGCCTCCAACTACGCCAAGACGATGCTACCGATAACGCCCCCAGCGGCGCTGCAACCGGTACCCCCTAGCCAAGGCCCTGCCCCTCAAGTGCGGGTGGCGATCGCCCGCGATCAACATCAACTGACCGTTGGCACTACAGTGGCCGCCGCCGTTACGAATGATCAACAGCAAGTAATGACCCAGCTTGCCCCTTCCCAAGGGGTCGTAGTGATGGCTCAGGCGGGTCTTTTGCTCTGGAATGGCCAACCCCTTGCCCCCTCCCTCTGGATTCGCCCCAGTAATTACCTCACGTTTGTTGGCGATAAATGGTATCGTGGGGTTGTCCGCCTCATTGCTCAGGGAAACACGGTTACAGCCGTCAATCAAGTGGACTTGGAACAATACCTCGTGAGTGTTGTGGGTGCAGAGGTCTATCCCGACTGGCCGATGGAGACCCTCAAAGCCCAAGCGATCGCCGCCCGTTCCTACGCCCTTGCCCAAATGTTTCAACCCGCCAGCCGCTTTTTTGATCTAGGAAACGATGAGCGTTGGCAAGTGTATCGTGGGATTGAAACGGAGTGGAACACCACTCAAGCAGCAGTGCAAGCCACGCGGGGTATTGTTCTCACCAAAAGTGGACGAGTGATGGTTTCGATGTATGCAGCAACCAACGACATTGTGCGGGATGTGTTTGCCGGACGTGGGATGAGTCAGACCGGTGCCTATGAACTGGGCAAGCGCGGCTACAACTACCTGCAAATTTTAGGCACCTACTATCCGGGGGCGGGTCTATCGCAACTGCAAACCCAATAA
- a CDS encoding TMEM165/GDT1 family protein — protein MLTAFTAGLTLITISELGDKTFFIAMILATRHSKRWVFLGSWAALIVMTLLSVAVGKVFQLLPKSFTFYAAILLFTVFGLKMLFQGWRMGNSPCEDECEAAVETVEKAEANLSRWGSNPAWATFVEAFSLTFVAEWGDRTQITTITLAAASHALGVAVGAIVGHGICAAIAVLGGGLMAGRISERTLTLGGGALFLIFAIVTALQGMPELS, from the coding sequence ATGCTAACGGCTTTTACTGCGGGGCTGACCCTAATCACGATTTCTGAGCTAGGCGACAAGACTTTCTTTATTGCCATGATTCTAGCGACCCGTCATAGCAAGCGGTGGGTCTTCCTTGGGTCATGGGCAGCTCTCATTGTGATGACGCTGCTCTCAGTGGCCGTGGGCAAGGTTTTTCAGCTTTTACCTAAATCGTTTACCTTTTACGCCGCAATTCTCCTATTCACGGTTTTTGGTCTCAAGATGTTGTTCCAAGGCTGGCGGATGGGAAATAGCCCCTGTGAGGACGAGTGTGAAGCGGCAGTGGAAACAGTTGAAAAAGCGGAAGCCAATCTCAGCCGTTGGGGCAGTAACCCTGCTTGGGCAACTTTTGTGGAGGCCTTTAGTCTCACCTTTGTTGCTGAATGGGGCGATCGCACCCAAATCACCACGATTACCCTTGCGGCCGCTAGCCATGCTTTGGGCGTTGCCGTCGGTGCCATTGTTGGCCACGGGATTTGTGCCGCGATCGCTGTCCTCGGCGGCGGCCTCATGGCTGGACGCATCTCAGAGCGGACACTGACATTGGGGGGTGGTGCTTTATTTTTAATCTTTGCGATTGTCACCGCCTTGCAAGGGATGCCAGAGCTTTCTTGA
- a CDS encoding F0F1 ATP synthase subunit gamma yields the protein MPNLKAIRDRIKTIKDTRKITEAMRLVAAAKVRRAQEQVMASRPFADRLAQVLYGLQTRLRFEDANLPLLAKRPVKTVALLVVTGDRGLCGGYNTNVIRRAKERTQELEAEGIKYILVIVGRKAAQYFQRRDYPIDAVYSGLEQIPSASEAGQIASELLSLFLSETVDRVELIYTKFVSLISSKPVVQTLLPLDPQGLETADDEIFRLTTRGSHLEVNREKVTSTLPALPPDMIFEQDPVQILDALLPLYLNNQLLRALQEAAASELAARMTAMNNASDNAQALIGTLTLSYNKARQAAITQEILEVVAGAEALR from the coding sequence GTGCCCAATCTCAAAGCTATTCGCGATCGCATCAAAACGATTAAAGATACCCGCAAAATCACCGAAGCTATGCGCCTCGTGGCAGCAGCAAAAGTTCGCCGTGCTCAAGAGCAAGTGATGGCGAGCCGTCCCTTTGCCGATCGCTTGGCGCAGGTACTCTATGGCTTGCAGACCCGACTCCGCTTTGAGGATGCCAATTTACCGCTATTGGCCAAGCGTCCTGTGAAGACGGTGGCGCTCTTGGTGGTGACGGGCGATCGCGGACTCTGCGGCGGTTATAACACCAATGTCATTCGGCGGGCTAAAGAACGCACCCAAGAACTGGAAGCCGAGGGCATCAAATATATTCTGGTGATTGTTGGTCGCAAGGCCGCTCAATACTTCCAGCGCCGTGATTATCCCATTGATGCAGTCTATTCTGGCCTAGAGCAAATCCCCTCCGCCAGTGAAGCGGGTCAAATTGCCAGTGAGTTGCTCTCCCTGTTTCTTTCGGAAACGGTGGATCGGGTAGAGCTAATCTACACCAAGTTTGTCTCCCTCATCAGTTCAAAACCCGTTGTCCAAACCCTGTTGCCCTTGGATCCCCAAGGACTAGAGACTGCGGATGATGAAATTTTCCGCCTGACCACCCGTGGCTCCCATTTGGAAGTCAACCGCGAGAAAGTGACCTCGACGCTGCCCGCTCTACCCCCCGACATGATTTTTGAGCAGGATCCAGTGCAAATTCTCGACGCCCTGCTGCCCCTGTACTTGAATAACCAGTTGCTACGGGCACTGCAAGAGGCCGCCGCCTCGGAATTGGCAGCACGGATGACGGCAATGAATAACGCCAGTGACAATGCCCAAGCACTGATTGGTACCCTGACTCTCTCCTACAACAAAGCGCGTCAAGCTGCCATTACCCAAGAGATTCTCGAAGTGGTGGCGGGTGCTGAGGCTCTTCGCTAG
- a CDS encoding metal-binding protein encodes MASGRTHDRLTWIGMPIIGFTTSALTRDWLWGAIASSSFGIGGFLLSPDLDTLSLPYYRWGWLRGIWLPYQKAFRHRSFWTHGPVVGTMIRLLYLSLWLGLGLGLVAGVAAFTGHLPLMQEWLHRWQEIDWHWGLAIALGLELSALVHVISDLMVSQWRRWQR; translated from the coding sequence ATGGCCAGTGGTCGCACCCACGATCGCCTGACGTGGATCGGAATGCCAATTATTGGCTTTACCACGAGCGCCCTTACCCGTGACTGGCTGTGGGGGGCAATTGCCAGTAGTAGCTTTGGTATTGGTGGTTTTCTCCTTAGCCCTGATCTCGATACGCTCTCCTTGCCCTACTACCGTTGGGGCTGGCTACGGGGAATATGGCTACCCTATCAAAAAGCTTTTCGTCACCGCTCCTTTTGGACCCATGGCCCAGTAGTGGGCACGATGATTCGGTTGCTCTATCTGAGCCTTTGGCTGGGGTTAGGACTAGGTCTTGTGGCCGGGGTTGCCGCATTTACAGGACACCTTCCCCTCATGCAAGAATGGCTACATCGCTGGCAGGAAATCGACTGGCACTGGGGACTCGCGATCGCCCTTGGCTTGGAGCTATCGGCGCTGGTGCACGTAATCAGTGATCTGATGGTTTCCCAGTGGCGGCGCTGGCAGCGTTAA
- a CDS encoding N-acetylmuramoyl-L-alanine amidase, with amino-acid sequence MDQPWRSWQFRAVVSCLWAPAAALVMAQPALASRLQFWRLNPATNQLEIRTERAVQPRAELVYNPTRLVIDLPGVVLGSPQISQNYSGAIRQVRVAQFDPQTTRIVVEYAAGFTIDPQQVRFRGITANNWLVQLPPPQQQTVSLPTPTPPSPPSTPSVTPTGSLQIRSWRADATGFLVLTDRPLPEGSYTIRRPRRDRIEILLSNSELIRNFSPRRLELRRFGRDRVRAEMRAQGNRQVQITLDIDPQDADWQVTPRNDGFVIVPSTTAITPPPPPPPLPRPSVIPPASAQTPLTTIQRIDLGGRELLIQGDRTLFYNVGWEGNRYRIRLRQAQLDSNLREPRLVTGSPLSNIEFRQEDNQTVSILLTPAPNFRILGPRPLSAEAFVVQLQGANDPPRSTPTPIDVPPTATTQPPSQPLPRGRFVVVIDPGHGGRDPGAVGIGGIREKDIVLDIGLQVAQFLQQQGVQVIMTRTSDIDLDLAPRVAIAERARANAFVSIHANAISMARPDVNGLETYFAPGRSSRLAAAIHNSILSSLNIRDRGVRSARFYVIRNTSMDSTLVETGFVTGAEDAANFQNPAWRTQMARAIAQGILNFLSGR; translated from the coding sequence ATGGATCAACCATGGCGTTCTTGGCAATTTCGAGCTGTGGTGAGCTGCCTATGGGCACCCGCTGCTGCCTTAGTTATGGCTCAACCTGCTTTGGCCAGCCGCCTCCAATTTTGGCGACTCAACCCTGCCACTAATCAACTGGAGATTCGCACAGAGCGCGCTGTGCAACCTCGTGCTGAGTTGGTCTATAACCCGACCCGTCTTGTCATTGACTTGCCCGGCGTAGTTCTCGGTAGCCCCCAGATTAGTCAAAACTACAGTGGTGCCATTCGCCAAGTGCGAGTTGCCCAGTTTGACCCCCAGACCACACGGATTGTGGTGGAATATGCGGCCGGTTTTACGATTGACCCGCAGCAGGTGCGCTTTCGCGGCATAACCGCCAATAACTGGCTGGTGCAACTGCCCCCACCCCAGCAGCAAACAGTATCACTACCGACGCCAACGCCACCGTCTCCTCCTTCCACTCCTTCAGTAACGCCCACAGGTTCACTGCAAATCCGCAGTTGGCGTGCCGATGCCACCGGTTTTTTAGTTTTGACCGATCGCCCCCTGCCCGAAGGAAGTTACACCATTCGCCGCCCTCGGCGCGATCGCATTGAAATTCTCCTCAGCAATAGTGAACTGATTCGCAACTTTAGTCCTCGGCGCTTGGAACTGCGCCGCTTTGGTCGCGATCGCGTCCGTGCAGAAATGCGTGCCCAAGGCAATCGCCAAGTCCAAATTACCCTCGACATTGACCCTCAAGATGCCGATTGGCAAGTGACGCCCCGTAATGATGGCTTTGTGATTGTGCCTTCAACTACGGCAATTACACCCCCACCTCCCCCGCCACCGCTGCCGCGCCCTAGTGTGATTCCTCCCGCCAGCGCTCAAACACCCCTGACCACGATTCAACGCATTGATTTGGGGGGACGAGAGTTACTGATTCAGGGCGATCGCACCCTTTTCTATAACGTGGGTTGGGAGGGCAATCGCTATCGCATTCGCCTACGGCAAGCCCAGTTGGACAGTAATCTGCGCGAACCCCGCCTTGTCACCGGCAGTCCCCTGAGCAATATTGAATTTCGCCAAGAGGATAATCAAACGGTCTCGATTCTTCTGACGCCAGCACCCAATTTTCGCATCCTTGGCCCCCGTCCCCTATCGGCTGAAGCCTTTGTTGTCCAACTTCAAGGGGCAAATGATCCTCCTAGGAGTACGCCCACCCCAATTGATGTCCCCCCCACAGCCACAACTCAACCCCCCAGTCAACCCCTTCCCCGTGGCCGTTTTGTCGTCGTCATTGATCCCGGACATGGCGGACGGGATCCGGGGGCGGTTGGCATTGGCGGCATTCGCGAAAAGGATATTGTGCTAGATATTGGCCTGCAAGTGGCTCAATTTTTACAGCAGCAAGGGGTGCAGGTGATTATGACCCGCACCAGCGATATTGATTTAGACTTGGCTCCCCGTGTGGCCATTGCGGAACGGGCACGGGCAAATGCCTTTGTGAGTATTCACGCCAATGCGATTAGTATGGCTCGCCCCGATGTGAATGGCTTGGAAACCTACTTTGCCCCTGGACGCTCCAGTCGCCTAGCGGCTGCCATTCACAATAGTATTCTCAGTTCCTTGAACATTCGCGATCGCGGAGTACGCTCGGCGCGATTTTATGTGATCCGTAACACCTCAATGGATTCTACCCTTGTGGAGACAGGGTTTGTCACCGGCGCCGAGGATGCTGCCAACTTCCAGAATCCGGCGTGGCGAACGCAGATGGCGCGGGCGATCGCCCAAGGCATTTTGAACTTTTTGAGTGGAAGATGA
- a CDS encoding glycosyltransferase family 4 protein: MAQALGDRQHSIHILAPEGSHLPVMATIEPVPGTLQVPAQHQSRDQPITLPVNSVLANMWARVRQRQHQFDVIVNFAYDWLPFYLTPFLSRPVAHLVSMASVSDVMDQAIARVIDEYPGTISVYTRTQAATFPFGDRCVCLGSGLDLSLYDFCAEPEDALCWLGRIAPEKGLEDAVAAVNVTGTPLKIMGQLQDMDYWQRIQADYPDAPIEYLGFFPTREMQARLRRCRALLLTSRWVEAFGNVIIESLACGVPVIAYDRGGPSEIVRNGETGFLVTPDSVEALITAIGKIEQIDRAACRQQAEQEYSLGVYGDRVEQWLQQVAAQSLS; this comes from the coding sequence ATGGCTCAGGCCTTGGGCGATCGCCAGCACTCAATCCATATCCTTGCCCCGGAGGGTTCCCACTTGCCGGTGATGGCTACTATTGAACCGGTGCCGGGTACTCTTCAAGTGCCGGCGCAGCATCAAAGCCGCGATCAACCCATTACCCTGCCAGTCAATAGTGTGTTAGCCAACATGTGGGCACGGGTGCGACAGCGCCAGCATCAATTTGATGTCATTGTCAATTTTGCCTACGACTGGCTGCCTTTTTACCTGACGCCTTTTCTCAGCCGTCCTGTGGCGCATCTAGTGAGCATGGCCTCGGTTTCTGATGTCATGGATCAGGCGATCGCCCGTGTCATTGACGAATATCCGGGAACCATTAGCGTCTATACCCGTACCCAAGCCGCTACTTTTCCCTTTGGCGATCGCTGTGTCTGTTTGGGCAGTGGTCTTGATCTTTCCCTCTATGACTTTTGTGCAGAGCCAGAGGATGCCCTGTGCTGGCTGGGGCGGATTGCTCCCGAAAAGGGCTTAGAAGATGCCGTTGCTGCGGTCAATGTCACCGGTACCCCTTTGAAAATCATGGGGCAACTGCAAGATATGGACTATTGGCAGCGCATTCAAGCCGACTACCCCGATGCCCCCATTGAATATCTGGGGTTTTTCCCGACACGGGAAATGCAAGCACGCTTGCGGCGGTGTCGCGCCCTCCTGCTCACCTCCCGCTGGGTCGAAGCCTTTGGCAACGTTATCATTGAAAGCCTTGCCTGTGGTGTCCCCGTCATCGCCTACGATCGCGGTGGGCCGAGCGAAATTGTCCGCAATGGTGAAACTGGCTTTCTCGTGACGCCTGATTCGGTCGAGGCCTTGATTACTGCCATTGGCAAAATTGAGCAAATTGATCGGGCAGCCTGTCGGCAGCAGGCAGAACAGGAGTACAGCTTGGGCGTGTATGGGGATAGGGTTGAGCAGTGGCTCCAGCAGGTGGCCGCCCAGTCTCTGTCCTAA
- a CDS encoding APC family permease: protein MLKRELGLRGAILMGLGSMIGTGLFVSLGIATDLAGPWVLIALILAATIALCNGLSSARLAASHPVSGGTYEYGYRYLSPPFGFTAGWMFLLAKCASAATAALGSMAYLFQWLGLEDNSGRWQVMAALGLLAVLTCVVLLGIRRSAQVNFVILLVTFTSVLLFVLLGIGHLQQQGGSLWSAASQPLSLKNLLQATALLFVAYAGYARIAVLAEEVKTPRRTIPRAILLTIAIVLLLYLSVTFVVLGSHDLANRTTAASLEVVASTFGVPWLRPFIALGAIAAMVGILLNLLLGLSRVVLAMARRRDLPPLLAQIPAKGKQPIAAILTVSGGIALLILIGNVKTTWSFSAFSVLIYYAITNLATLQLEEPQFPRWLAVAGLISCLGLAFWVEVEVWLSGCGLILLGLAWHYWVRRAKAV, encoded by the coding sequence ATGCTCAAACGCGAACTGGGACTGCGGGGCGCCATTTTAATGGGGCTAGGCTCAATGATTGGTACGGGGCTGTTTGTCAGTTTAGGCATTGCCACTGACCTCGCCGGCCCTTGGGTGTTGATAGCCCTGATCCTAGCAGCAACGATCGCTCTGTGTAATGGCCTCAGTAGTGCCCGATTGGCCGCCTCCCATCCTGTGAGTGGGGGCACTTACGAGTATGGGTATCGCTATCTTTCTCCCCCTTTCGGCTTTACAGCGGGGTGGATGTTTTTACTGGCTAAATGCGCTTCCGCAGCCACTGCTGCCCTTGGATCTATGGCTTATCTCTTCCAATGGCTCGGCCTAGAAGACAACAGCGGGCGCTGGCAAGTCATGGCTGCTCTGGGGCTACTGGCGGTCTTGACCTGCGTGGTGCTTTTGGGGATCCGGCGATCGGCTCAAGTGAATTTCGTGATTCTCCTTGTCACGTTCACCAGCGTGTTGCTCTTTGTCCTACTAGGCATTGGCCATCTCCAACAGCAAGGAGGGTCACTTTGGTCGGCAGCATCGCAACCGCTCTCGCTCAAGAATCTTCTCCAAGCAACGGCACTGCTCTTTGTCGCCTATGCCGGCTATGCCCGTATTGCTGTGCTGGCGGAGGAGGTCAAGACCCCCCGTCGAACCATTCCCCGCGCTATTTTGCTCACCATTGCCATTGTTTTGCTGTTGTACCTGAGTGTCACCTTCGTTGTCCTCGGCAGTCACGATCTAGCGAACCGCACAACTGCTGCCTCCCTAGAGGTTGTAGCTAGTACCTTTGGCGTGCCTTGGCTACGCCCTTTCATTGCTTTGGGGGCGATCGCTGCCATGGTGGGGATTTTGCTGAACCTATTGCTGGGTCTCTCCCGCGTGGTTTTGGCAATGGCAAGACGGCGAGACTTACCTCCCCTGCTGGCTCAGATTCCAGCTAAGGGAAAACAACCTATCGCTGCCATCCTGACTGTCAGTGGGGGCATTGCCCTATTGATCTTGATTGGCAATGTGAAAACGACGTGGTCGTTTAGTGCCTTTAGCGTCCTGATTTACTACGCCATTACCAACCTTGCCACACTGCAACTGGAGGAGCCACAATTTCCCCGCTGGCTTGCCGTTGCAGGTTTAATCAGCTGTCTAGGGCTGGCCTTTTGGGTCGAAGTCGAGGTGTGGCTATCGGGGTGTGGTCTCATTCTTCTTGGACTTGCTTGGCACTATTGGGTGCGGAGGGCAAAGGCCGTTTGA
- a CDS encoding helicase HerA domain-containing protein: MNSSHPSSRHIVGIVKGPGDSGSEYVFITADAQPVRIGEFVYYEFSDRPNVSLNSHTETVHQVLGKISGCRLIEHLPDRMFADHELNPGAVAALIGFTCEPAELYEITVEVMGEFHSVFGFNNLRRLPLPGAKVYLADDALLRHVLNKKKPEEPGAAHIGSLLLRQEGAVPIALDVKELVSTHVAILAGTGSGKSYTAGVLVEELLSPKNRAAVLILDPHGEYHTLAHLRGHPAFQGADGYQPQVKIITPENVKIRVSSLEFHDILTLLPQMSDRQQAILKKAHDEVRRLHKNGHWSTQDLITAVYAVDRVEDEEGNVKQGSSADALAWKLEKMQRSDYFHAYEHLPPRELFAPGQVTILQMNEIPLEEQQVVATAILRQTNHARINTHKGRVSEGDEQYLPYPVFILIEEAHRFAPAHEPSQCKRVLRTILSEGRKFGLGVGLITQRPGKLDSDVLSQCMSQFMLRIVNPVDQESLKHGVEAAGRDLLKELPALSKGQVIIAGACVNTPVLCRVRQRLTAHGGETLDAPALWQAYFDKHKQLDRMVAMANPAPRPKPRTIGRRSLE, encoded by the coding sequence ATGAACAGTAGCCACCCTTCTTCTCGCCACATTGTCGGCATTGTCAAAGGCCCCGGTGACAGCGGTAGCGAGTACGTCTTTATTACCGCCGATGCTCAGCCCGTGCGCATTGGTGAATTTGTCTATTATGAGTTCAGCGATCGCCCAAATGTCTCATTGAATTCTCACACCGAGACGGTTCACCAAGTCCTCGGCAAGATTAGCGGCTGCCGTCTGATTGAGCATCTGCCGGATCGCATGTTTGCCGATCATGAACTCAATCCCGGTGCAGTGGCTGCCCTGATTGGTTTTACCTGTGAACCGGCGGAACTCTACGAAATAACCGTAGAAGTGATGGGGGAATTTCATTCGGTTTTTGGCTTCAATAATTTGCGGCGACTGCCCCTGCCCGGTGCCAAGGTCTATTTGGCTGACGATGCGCTGCTGCGGCACGTCCTCAATAAGAAAAAGCCAGAGGAGCCGGGGGCTGCCCATATCGGTTCACTGTTGTTGCGGCAGGAAGGCGCTGTCCCCATTGCTCTTGATGTCAAGGAACTAGTCAGCACCCACGTGGCCATCCTTGCTGGCACAGGTTCCGGCAAATCCTATACCGCAGGGGTATTGGTGGAGGAATTGCTGTCGCCGAAAAATCGCGCCGCGGTGCTGATCCTCGACCCCCATGGGGAATACCACACGCTGGCGCACCTGAGGGGACATCCCGCTTTTCAAGGGGCGGATGGCTATCAACCCCAAGTGAAGATCATTACCCCAGAAAATGTAAAAATTCGCGTCTCCTCCCTCGAGTTTCACGATATTCTGACACTGCTCCCGCAAATGAGCGATCGCCAGCAGGCCATTCTCAAAAAAGCCCACGATGAAGTGCGCCGCCTCCACAAAAATGGCCATTGGAGTACGCAGGACTTAATTACGGCGGTCTATGCCGTGGATCGCGTTGAAGACGAAGAGGGCAATGTCAAGCAGGGATCCTCTGCCGATGCCTTGGCTTGGAAACTGGAAAAAATGCAACGCTCCGACTATTTCCATGCCTATGAACATTTGCCACCACGAGAGTTATTTGCCCCCGGCCAAGTGACCATCCTGCAAATGAATGAGATTCCCCTTGAGGAGCAGCAGGTGGTTGCCACGGCGATTTTGCGCCAAACCAACCATGCCCGCATCAACACCCACAAAGGCCGCGTGTCTGAGGGGGATGAGCAGTACCTACCCTACCCGGTGTTTATCTTGATTGAAGAGGCGCACCGCTTTGCCCCTGCCCATGAACCTTCCCAATGTAAGCGGGTGCTGCGCACCATTCTCAGCGAAGGCCGCAAATTTGGCCTTGGGGTGGGACTGATTACCCAGCGTCCCGGCAAACTCGATAGCGATGTGCTTTCCCAGTGTATGAGCCAGTTCATGCTGCGGATTGTCAACCCCGTCGATCAAGAGAGCCTTAAGCATGGCGTCGAGGCCGCCGGTCGAGATCTCCTCAAAGAACTGCCTGCCCTCAGCAAGGGTCAAGTGATTATTGCCGGTGCCTGTGTGAACACCCCCGTGCTCTGTCGCGTGCGGCAACGCTTGACTGCCCATGGTGGTGAGACATTGGATGCGCCGGCTCTGTGGCAAGCCTATTTTGACAAGCATAAACAGTTGGATCGCATGGTGGCGATGGCCAATCCGGCGCCGCGTCCTAAACCGCGAACCATTGGCCGGCGATCGCTCGAATAA